A window of the Archocentrus centrarchus isolate MPI-CPG fArcCen1 chromosome 17, fArcCen1, whole genome shotgun sequence genome harbors these coding sequences:
- the LOC115796485 gene encoding cAMP-specific 3',5'-cyclic phosphodiesterase 4B-like isoform X3, with protein sequence MPEANYLFSVSWGYIKFKRMLNRELSHLSEMSRSGNQVSEYISNTFLDKQNELELPCPVPKSRERKRRQGQQQQQQQHGGMMTQISGVRKLSHTSSISGGAGNRFGVKTDQEELLSKDLENINKWGLNIFKVAEHSHNRPLTCVMYTIFQERDLMRTFKIPTDTFVTFMLTLESHYHSDVAYHNNLHAADVVQSTHILLSTPALDAVFTDLEILAAIFAAAIHDVDHPGVSNQFLINTNSELALMYNDESVLENHHLAVGFKLLQEDNCDIFQNLTKKQRQTLRRMVIEMVLATDMSKHMSLLADLKTMVETKKVTSSGVLMLDNYTDRMQVLRNMVHCADLSNPTKHLDLYRQWTDRIMNEFFHQGDRERERGMEISPMCDKHTASVERTQVGFIDYIVHPLWETWADLVHPDAQDILDTLEDNRNWYQSMIPQSPSPPFYTSDGEGGPHGEVEGRPVASKFKFDLTLDDQEGQGEDSGMMDTADSCDNVTLQHHPCDEEGAEMTTCDISPAET encoded by the exons ATGCCTGAGGCTAACTacctgttctctgtgtcctgggGATACATTAAG TTCAAGAGGATGCTGAACCGGGAGTTAAGCCACCTGTCTGAGATGAGCCGATCGGGCAACCAAGTGTCAGAGTACATCTCCAACACCTTCCTAG ACAAGCAGAATGAGCTGGAGCTTCCGTGTCCAGTTCCAAAGTCAAGGgaaaggaagaggaggcagggacagcaacagcagcagcagcaacatggTGGGATGATGACACAGATCAGCGGGGTGAGAAAACTCAGCCATACCTCAAGCATCTCAGGGGGTGCTGGAAATCGCTTTGGGGTCAAGACGGACCAGGAGGAACTGCTGTCAAAG GACCTGGAAAACATCAACAAATGGGGACTGAATATTTTCAAAGTGGCCGAGCATTCCCACAATCGACCTCTCACATGCGTCATGTACACCATCTTCCAG GAGCGAGACCTGATGAGGACGTTCAAGATTCCAACGGACACCTTTGTGACGTTCATGCTGACCCTAGAGAGCCACTATCACTCCGACGTGGCGTACCACAACAACCTCCATGCTGCCGATGTAGTCCAGTCCACACACATCCTCCTGTCCACCCCTGCATTAGAT GCGGTCTTCACTGATTTGGAGATCTTGGCAGCCATTTTTGCAGCAGCCATTCATGATGTGGACCACCCAGGAGTCTCCAACCAGTTCCTAATCAATACAA ACTCTGAGCTTGCTCTGATGTACAATGATGAGTCAGTGCTGGAAAATCACCACCTGGCCGTGGGCTTCAAACTGCTGCAGGAAGACAATTGCGACATCTTTCAAAACCTCACCAAGAAGCAGAGGCAGACGCTCCGGAGGATGGTCATAGAAATG GTTTTGGCAACCGACATGTCTAAACACATGAGTCTGCTGGCTGATTTGAAAACAATGGTGGAAACCAAGAAGGTCACCAGCTCTGGTGTCCTGATGCTGGACAACTACACAGACAGGATGCAG GTTCTCCGTAACATGGTTCATTGTGCAGACCTGAGCAACCCTACCAAACATCTGGATCTGTACCGGCAGTGGACTGACAGAATCATGAACGAGTTCTTCCaccagggagacagagagagggagagggggatGGAAATTAGCCCAATGtgtgacaaacacacagcttcagTAGAGAGGACTCAG GTTGGCTTCATTGATTACATAGTCCACCCTCTGTGGGAGACATGGGCTGACCTGGTCCATCCCGATGCCCAAGACATCCTGGATACACTAGAGGACAACAGGAACTGGTACCAAAGCATGATCCCCCAGAGCCCCTCACCTCCTTTCTACACCAGTGATGGAGAAGGAGGACCTCATGGAGAGGTGGAAGGGCGGCCTGTAGCGAGTAAATTCAAGTTTGATCTAACGCTGGATGACCAGGAAGGACAAGGTGAAGACAGTGGGATGATGGACACAGCTGACAGTTGTGACAATGTAACATTACAGCATCATCCTTGTGACGAGGAAGGTGCAGAAATGACGACTTGTGACATCTCCCCGGCGGAAACATAG